Proteins encoded within one genomic window of Marinilabiliales bacterium:
- a CDS encoding PD-(D/E)XK nuclease family protein, with amino-acid sequence MQPFLKSVAEYLYGKYGEELGDCAMIFPGRRAGLFFRNYLGGLVKRPLWMPGVMTISDLMGELSGMQAADSITLNLKLYNVFRSVTGSTEEFDRFYNWGEVMIRDFDEADKYLVDADKLFMNISALKDIENHFDFMSPEQVELVRQFWGSFNQGSPSGHQKEFLWIWEALYNIYMKYRELLSGEGMAYEGMIFRHVAGLVEDDKLPGTGAVKYFVAGFNALNECEKRLFDHLKKEGRVEFFWDYDEYYTNDGLHQAGLFMRENIRRYPHDGYEGDTGNLSVTPPDIDIVAVPSNTGQAKIMEEAGLDPGAGDDPLKSAIILPDESLLMPVLSSLPDEAGSVNITMGYPLKETSLFGFAMLLADMQLASHTGSKGKLTFPGREVISLLRHPEYPAEAREEAMQLVSAIRKNNMLRVESRIAGRGEMGRLVFRKADGGMELLHYLLEILEYMERLRSPGNGEGDDDGLPEKSDVVIPGREFLSSMCTALRRLRDTVAGAGTAIGSATMVKLLKRVLSSVRIPFHGEPLGGLQVMGVLETRGLDFENVLWLSMNEGVFPSVMPAPSFIPYTLRAAYRLPRHEQHEAVYSYYFYRLLHRANKVTLVYNTRSDGLYTGEVSRYIHQLQYSGLFKVRQRNLVFSLSPPDQRPVLIEKSPDIMERLREIAGAGRSQGYLSANALNSYMDCSMRFYFRYIARLQEPEKMTGGIDMAAFGSLLHRAAFFLYEPLAGKMVTVDDIDRMTGKSGITENCVERAFLDPGGDEPGYPLPETDGLARIAGGVLASYLRQILERDRREAPFEIVALEQRYRNNISLSGGQGETEIATGGIIDRIDRSQGVTRVADYKTGGDDAIYRTMESLFEREDPKRKKAVFQTFFYSWLYIRQGGGGPVRPLIYQVKKLFSDEEMVIGEKPDRSPPRPVNDFREYMGPFEENMTLLLEEIFDEGTPFRQAGERSICRYCPYRVLCHR; translated from the coding sequence ATGCAACCATTTCTGAAAAGTGTGGCCGAGTACCTGTACGGCAAGTACGGTGAAGAACTGGGTGATTGTGCCATGATATTTCCCGGAAGGCGTGCCGGCCTTTTCTTCAGGAACTACCTCGGCGGACTGGTGAAAAGGCCACTTTGGATGCCGGGGGTGATGACCATATCGGACCTGATGGGGGAGCTGAGCGGGATGCAGGCAGCAGACAGTATTACCCTTAACCTGAAGCTCTACAATGTTTTCAGGTCGGTTACCGGCAGTACCGAGGAGTTTGACCGTTTTTACAACTGGGGGGAGGTGATGATAAGGGATTTTGATGAAGCAGACAAATACCTTGTTGATGCAGATAAGCTGTTCATGAACATCAGTGCACTGAAGGATATTGAAAACCACTTTGATTTCATGTCGCCTGAGCAGGTTGAACTGGTCAGGCAGTTCTGGGGCAGTTTCAACCAGGGATCCCCCTCCGGGCATCAGAAGGAGTTCCTCTGGATATGGGAGGCGCTGTATAATATATATATGAAATACAGGGAACTTCTTTCCGGCGAAGGCATGGCCTATGAGGGTATGATCTTCAGGCATGTGGCGGGACTGGTGGAGGATGACAAACTGCCCGGCACCGGTGCCGTAAAATATTTTGTTGCCGGCTTCAACGCCCTTAACGAGTGTGAGAAGAGGCTTTTTGACCATCTGAAGAAGGAAGGGAGGGTGGAGTTCTTCTGGGATTACGACGAATACTACACAAATGACGGATTGCACCAGGCGGGTCTTTTTATGAGGGAAAACATCAGGCGGTATCCTCATGACGGATATGAAGGGGATACCGGAAACCTGTCAGTTACCCCGCCTGATATCGACATAGTTGCAGTTCCCTCCAATACCGGGCAGGCCAAGATAATGGAAGAGGCGGGACTTGATCCGGGTGCCGGCGATGACCCGTTGAAGTCGGCCATCATACTTCCCGACGAAAGCCTTCTGATGCCCGTGCTGTCGTCTCTGCCTGATGAGGCGGGCAGCGTCAACATTACCATGGGATACCCGCTGAAGGAGACAAGCCTGTTCGGTTTTGCCATGCTTCTGGCCGATATGCAGCTGGCGTCACACACCGGCAGCAAAGGAAAACTCACATTTCCGGGGAGGGAGGTGATCTCACTGCTGCGTCACCCCGAATACCCTGCAGAGGCGAGGGAGGAGGCCATGCAGCTTGTAAGCGCCATCAGGAAAAATAATATGCTGCGCGTTGAAAGCCGGATTGCAGGGCGGGGTGAGATGGGGCGGCTTGTATTCAGAAAAGCTGACGGCGGCATGGAATTGCTGCATTACCTGCTGGAGATCCTCGAATACATGGAGAGGCTGCGTTCACCCGGCAACGGAGAAGGTGATGACGATGGATTGCCTGAAAAGAGTGACGTTGTCATCCCCGGAAGGGAATTCCTGAGCAGTATGTGCACTGCACTGCGACGGCTGAGGGATACCGTTGCCGGCGCAGGTACGGCAATCGGTTCAGCGACCATGGTGAAGCTACTAAAGAGGGTGCTCTCATCGGTCAGGATACCGTTTCACGGTGAGCCGCTGGGCGGGCTACAGGTTATGGGGGTGCTGGAGACCAGGGGACTTGATTTTGAGAATGTGCTGTGGCTGTCGATGAATGAGGGCGTGTTCCCTTCTGTGATGCCTGCCCCCTCGTTCATACCCTATACACTGAGGGCGGCATACCGGCTGCCGCGCCATGAACAGCACGAGGCCGTCTATTCCTACTATTTTTACAGGCTGCTGCACAGGGCAAATAAGGTTACTCTTGTTTACAATACACGCAGCGACGGGTTATACACCGGGGAGGTGAGCAGGTACATCCATCAGCTACAATACTCGGGTCTTTTCAAAGTCCGGCAAAGGAACCTTGTGTTCAGCCTCAGTCCCCCTGACCAGCGCCCGGTTCTGATTGAGAAGTCCCCCGACATCATGGAGAGGCTCCGTGAGATTGCCGGTGCCGGCAGATCACAGGGATACCTGTCCGCCAATGCCCTGAACAGCTACATGGATTGCTCCATGAGGTTTTATTTCAGGTATATTGCGCGACTGCAGGAGCCGGAGAAGATGACGGGCGGGATCGATATGGCGGCCTTCGGCAGCCTTCTGCACAGGGCGGCCTTTTTCCTGTATGAGCCGCTGGCCGGGAAAATGGTGACAGTTGATGATATTGACCGGATGACAGGAAAAAGCGGCATTACAGAGAATTGTGTCGAGCGGGCTTTCCTTGACCCCGGCGGAGATGAACCTGGTTACCCGTTGCCGGAGACTGACGGACTGGCAAGGATAGCCGGGGGAGTGCTTGCATCATATCTGAGACAGATTCTGGAAAGGGACAGGAGGGAGGCACCTTTCGAAATTGTCGCACTGGAACAGAGGTACCGTAATAATATATCTCTTTCCGGAGGACAGGGTGAAACGGAGATCGCCACGGGAGGCATAATTGACCGTATTGACCGCTCACAGGGTGTGACAAGGGTTGCCGACTACAAGACAGGTGGTGACGACGCGATATACCGGACCATGGAGTCCCTTTTTGAACGGGAGGATCCGAAAAGGAAAAAGGCGGTGTTCCAGACCTTCTTCTATTCCTGGCTCTATATAAGGCAGGGGGGAGGCGGACCTGTAAGGCCTCTCATTTACCAGGTCAAAAAGTTGTTCTCTGATGAAGAGATGGTGATAGGAGAGAAGCCTG